A window from Candidatus Arthromitus sp. SFB-rat-Yit encodes these proteins:
- the rplS gene encoding 50S ribosomal protein L19 produces MHDLIKYIESQQMKKDVPSFNVGDTVKVSLLIKEGNKERIQIYEGTVIKRQNGGVRETFTVRRIAYGVGSEKTFPLHSPKVLKIEVVRYGKVRRAKLYYLRDRVGKATKVKERIVNKNK; encoded by the coding sequence ATGATTTAATTAAATACATAGAGTCACAACAAATGAAAAAAGATGTTCCTTCTTTTAACGTTGGTGATACTGTTAAAGTTAGTCTTCTTATAAAAGAGGGGAACAAAGAAAGAATTCAGATTTATGAAGGAACTGTTATAAAAAGACAAAATGGTGGCGTTAGAGAAACTTTTACAGTTAGGAGAATTGCTTATGGGGTTGGAAGTGAGAAAACATTCCCTTTACATTCACCAAAAGTTTTAAAGATTGAAGTTGTAAGATATGGTAAAGTTAGAAGAGCTAAACTTTATTATTTAAGAGATAGAGTAGGAAAGGCTACTAAAGTTAAAGAAAGAATTGTAAATAAGAATAAATAG
- the ylqF gene encoding ribosome biogenesis GTPase YlqF produces MNINWYPGHMFKTKKELKSMINLVDLVIEIRDARAVISTTNPDIESLTNGKPKIIVLSKVDLADKATTSRWIEHYRKQGIPCIDVDIIRNKNIKLIKDQINYLMKSKLDRYRSKGVKNYTLRGMILGIPNVGKSSLINKISNNKVAKVGNRPGVTKSNQWIKTKWDIDLLDTPGILWPKFESPNVGFNLVYIGSIRDEILDIQEVCYNMLQYLLENYKMNLENTYKVDMSDDVSKSLDILGKKLGCLSKGFLIDYDRLSHIIIGDFRSGKIGNISLEDPKDLLKEV; encoded by the coding sequence ATGAATATAAATTGGTATCCAGGTCATATGTTTAAGACCAAAAAAGAGCTAAAGAGTATGATAAATTTAGTGGATCTTGTTATAGAAATAAGGGATGCGAGGGCAGTAATTTCTACTACAAATCCTGATATTGAAAGTTTGACTAATGGAAAACCGAAAATAATTGTTTTAAGCAAAGTTGATTTAGCTGATAAAGCTACAACTAGTAGATGGATTGAGCATTATAGGAAACAGGGAATCCCGTGTATAGATGTAGACATTATAAGAAATAAAAATATTAAGCTTATTAAAGATCAAATTAATTATCTTATGAAATCTAAGCTTGATAGGTATAGGAGTAAAGGTGTTAAGAATTACACGTTAAGGGGAATGATTTTGGGTATTCCAAATGTTGGAAAGTCGTCGCTTATAAATAAGATTTCTAATAATAAGGTAGCGAAGGTTGGGAATCGTCCTGGTGTTACAAAATCTAATCAATGGATTAAAACAAAATGGGATATAGATTTGTTAGATACCCCTGGGATTTTATGGCCTAAATTTGAAAGTCCGAATGTTGGATTTAATCTTGTTTACATTGGGTCGATAAGGGATGAGATTTTAGATATTCAAGAGGTTTGTTATAATATGCTTCAATATCTTTTGGAAAATTACAAAATGAATTTGGAAAATACATATAAGGTTGATATGTCGGATGATGTGTCTAAGAGTTTAGATATTTTAGGTAAAAAGCTTGGTTGTTTATCAAAAGGATTTTTGATTGATTATGATAGGCTTTCACATATAATAATTGGAGATTTTAGATCTGGAAAGATTGGTAATATATCTCTTGAAGATCCTAAAGATTTGTTAAAAGAGGTATAG
- a CDS encoding ribonuclease HII, which produces MDFGSLTVNQIKSFLNEIEITNENIAEIIDSLLMDSRLSVKKFAKQIENRYEIIKNNQMINEKFYDFDREFVLSNDYVIAGCDEVGRGPLAGPIVCASVVLDLCDESKIINDINDSKKIKSREFRKNISDRIMEKAKHFKIIEISNYEIDKIGIGEANQKGFRDSILGLGVKIDLVLSDGYPVKNLNIKNVHVIKGDTKSASIMCASIIAKVYRDEIMFKYHEEFPQYDFLNNVGYGTKKHIDAIKKFGICKYHRKTFLRSYV; this is translated from the coding sequence ATGGATTTTGGAAGTTTGACAGTTAATCAAATAAAAAGTTTTTTGAATGAAATTGAAATAACAAATGAAAATATTGCTGAAATCATAGATTCACTTTTGATGGATTCGAGGTTATCTGTGAAGAAATTTGCAAAACAAATTGAAAACAGATATGAGATCATCAAGAATAATCAAATGATCAATGAAAAATTTTATGATTTTGATAGGGAATTTGTGCTTAGTAATGATTATGTTATAGCTGGATGTGATGAAGTAGGGCGTGGACCACTTGCTGGTCCTATTGTTTGTGCGTCAGTTGTTCTTGATTTGTGTGATGAATCGAAAATTATAAATGATATTAATGATTCTAAGAAAATAAAGAGCAGAGAGTTTAGGAAAAATATTAGTGATAGGATAATGGAAAAAGCAAAACACTTCAAAATAATAGAGATATCGAATTATGAAATAGATAAGATTGGAATTGGTGAAGCGAATCAAAAAGGTTTTAGAGATTCAATATTAGGTCTTGGAGTAAAAATTGATTTAGTTTTGTCTGATGGGTATCCAGTGAAAAATTTGAATATTAAAAATGTTCATGTGATAAAGGGAGATACTAAGAGTGCGAGTATAATGTGTGCGTCAATTATTGCAAAAGTTTATAGAGATGAAATAATGTTTAAGTATCATGAAGAATTTCCTCAGTATGATTTTTTAAATAACGTTGGTTATGGCACTAAAAAGCATATTGATGCTATTAAAAAATTTGGGATATGTAAATATCATAGGAAGACATTTTTGAGGAGTTATGTTTGA
- a CDS encoding NADH-dependent flavin oxidoreductase, which translates to MNTKYNNLFKSFTFKNGITLKNRIVMAPMTTWSSNDDCTVSDEEVDYYRARVNGVGLVITGCTYVKSNGIGFLNEFAGYDDKFIPSLRKLASAAKSGGAAAVLQIFHAGNKALPNLVPNGDVVSASSVKTEAGPFSPAILPRELSHEEILDIIDSFGETTRRAIEAGFDGIEIHGAHGFLVQNFLSPLFNIRNDEWGGSLEKRLSFPLAVVDKIKDVIKKYAKNPFILGYRISPEESEEGGLRIGDTYELINRLIGVNVDYIHVSLPSALDSRPIDNENEKTYLELINKCVNGRVPIMVAGSMFTPDNAMEALNKGASLAAIGHALVMNPDWVEKVENDKENEIRMSINASKVNELVLPQKLWGVLKNSVPWFNIEE; encoded by the coding sequence ATGAATACAAAATATAATAATTTATTTAAGTCATTTACCTTTAAAAATGGCATTACGCTTAAAAATAGAATTGTTATGGCACCGATGACAACTTGGTCTAGTAACGATGATTGTACAGTTTCGGATGAAGAAGTAGATTATTATAGAGCTAGAGTTAATGGAGTAGGTCTTGTTATAACTGGTTGCACTTATGTGAAATCTAATGGAATAGGATTTTTAAATGAGTTTGCGGGTTATGATGATAAATTTATTCCAAGTTTGCGTAAGTTAGCAAGTGCTGCAAAAAGTGGTGGTGCTGCGGCAGTACTTCAAATTTTTCATGCTGGTAATAAGGCTCTGCCTAATTTAGTTCCAAATGGTGATGTAGTTAGTGCTAGTTCTGTGAAAACTGAAGCAGGACCATTTTCACCAGCAATATTACCTAGAGAACTTTCACATGAGGAAATTTTAGATATAATTGATTCATTTGGAGAAACTACTAGACGTGCAATTGAAGCTGGTTTTGATGGTATTGAGATTCATGGGGCACATGGTTTTTTGGTTCAAAATTTTCTTTCCCCATTATTTAATATACGTAATGATGAGTGGGGTGGTTCTTTAGAAAAAAGGTTAAGTTTTCCGTTAGCAGTTGTAGACAAAATAAAGGATGTAATTAAAAAGTATGCCAAGAATCCTTTTATTTTGGGTTATAGAATTTCTCCTGAAGAGTCTGAAGAAGGAGGATTAAGAATAGGAGATACTTATGAATTAATCAATCGTCTTATTGGGGTAAATGTTGATTATATACATGTTTCATTACCTAGTGCTCTTGATTCTAGACCAATCGATAATGAGAATGAAAAAACATATCTTGAATTAATTAATAAATGTGTAAATGGAAGAGTGCCAATAATGGTGGCTGGGTCTATGTTTACACCAGATAATGCTATGGAAGCATTGAATAAAGGTGCATCTTTGGCAGCAATAGGACATGCTTTAGTTATGAATCCAGATTGGGTGGAAAAGGTTGAAAATGATAAAGAAAATGAGATTAGAATGTCAATTAATGCATCGAAGGTAAATGAACTTGTATTACCACAAAAATTATGGGGTGTACTTAAAAATTCAGTACCATGGTTTAATATTGAAGAATAG
- a CDS encoding YraN family protein — MTTKEIGNLGENLAVKVLLSKNFKVINRNFKSKRGEIDIICLKNNVISFVEVKSMCMFKNNFISEPREQINNKKIFRIKCTANYFLTINNLHNNIYKFDLMEIKFWGNKRYSYNYIENIF; from the coding sequence ATGACAACAAAAGAAATTGGAAACCTTGGAGAAAATTTAGCTGTAAAAGTACTACTCAGCAAAAATTTTAAAGTCATAAATAGAAATTTCAAATCAAAAAGAGGAGAGATTGATATCATATGTTTAAAAAATAATGTTATATCATTTGTTGAAGTAAAAAGTATGTGTATGTTCAAAAATAATTTTATATCGGAACCCCGAGAGCAAATTAACAACAAAAAAATATTTAGAATTAAATGCACTGCAAATTATTTTTTAACCATAAACAATCTTCACAACAACATATACAAATTTGATTTAATGGAAATAAAATTTTGGGGTAACAAAAGATATAGTTATAATTACATTGAAAATATTTTTTAA
- a CDS encoding DNA/RNA non-specific endonuclease, with protein sequence MKFLYSIILVLFLFISFIFADWVLKPSTPNTNEITQNFNVNEIPEYNGKPYIEINNNVPFFSQSDLTTKSFEKYSDLDYLGRVGVAFANIGQDIMPTEKRKNISHIKPTGWKSVKYDIVEGKSLYNRCHLIGFQLSAENANEKNLMTGTRYFNVDGMLPFEDMVSDYVKKTDNHVLYRVTPIFEENNLIANGVQIEAKSVEDNGKGVMFNVFVYNVQPEITIDYKTGDSFLTEKDTKKLVSFSVIFLKICQQS encoded by the coding sequence ATGAAATTTTTATATTCAATAATTTTAGTATTGTTCTTATTCATATCTTTTATTTTTGCAGATTGGGTATTAAAACCCTCTACACCTAACACAAATGAAATAACTCAAAATTTTAATGTAAACGAAATCCCTGAATATAATGGGAAACCATACATAGAAATCAATAATAATGTACCCTTCTTTTCACAATCAGATTTAACAACAAAATCATTTGAAAAATATAGTGATTTGGATTATTTAGGACGAGTTGGTGTTGCATTTGCAAATATTGGACAAGATATTATGCCGACAGAAAAACGTAAAAATATATCACATATTAAACCTACTGGATGGAAAAGCGTAAAGTATGATATAGTTGAAGGTAAATCTCTATACAATAGATGTCATCTTATAGGATTTCAACTTTCTGCTGAAAATGCAAATGAAAAAAATTTAATGACAGGCACAAGATATTTTAATGTTGATGGAATGCTTCCTTTTGAAGATATGGTTAGTGATTATGTGAAAAAAACTGATAACCATGTGCTTTATAGAGTTACTCCAATTTTCGAAGAAAATAATCTTATTGCAAATGGGGTTCAAATTGAAGCAAAGTCTGTTGAAGATAATGGAAAAGGTGTTATGTTTAATGTTTTTGTGTATAATGTTCAACCAGAAATAACAATCGATTACAAAACAGGAGATAGCTTTTTAACAGAAAAGGATACAAAAAAACTTGTATCCTTTTCTGTTATTTTTTTAAAAATATGTCAACAATCTTAA
- a CDS encoding DUF5780 domain-containing protein, with the protein MFKKVIFIFCFIIFICGVSVSCSYGDKKNNVFKSQKLNQEDEVSDASMTKDELHEAMTNQPIKILRTEHYVSSILNSKGVPQNYLTSVIQNNSGVRIKDVVIGFVAWDDKNLPIKIKSDDMFYIPSYLTKVNYNDINLEDGYSYGQNIGAAVENDEIVNLKSIVISYTDYEGNTWENDLMKDFENLYLNKKFVE; encoded by the coding sequence ATGTTTAAAAAAGTTATATTTATTTTTTGCTTTATTATTTTTATTTGTGGTGTAAGCGTTTCTTGTAGCTACGGTGATAAAAAGAATAATGTATTTAAATCGCAGAAGTTGAATCAAGAAGATGAGGTTTCTGATGCATCAATGACAAAAGATGAATTACATGAAGCGATGACTAATCAACCGATAAAAATTTTAAGGACGGAACACTATGTATCAAGTATTTTAAATTCAAAAGGCGTACCACAGAATTATTTAACATCAGTTATTCAAAATAACAGTGGTGTTAGAATAAAAGATGTAGTAATTGGTTTTGTTGCTTGGGATGATAAAAATTTACCTATTAAAATAAAGAGTGACGATATGTTTTATATTCCAAGCTATCTTACAAAAGTAAACTACAATGATATTAATTTGGAAGATGGATACAGCTATGGTCAGAATATAGGTGCAGCAGTAGAAAATGATGAAATTGTAAATTTAAAATCAATAGTTATTTCCTATACAGATTACGAGGGAAATACATGGGAAAATGATTTAATGAAAGACTTTGAAAACTTATATTTAAATAAAAAATTTGTAGAGTAA
- a CDS encoding CRISPR-associated helicase/endonuclease Cas3: protein MNFNEKLARRIEKSDGQIKYQKLIDHIHGVSEFSEEFISKFFLENSGKVLALLHDLGKYSDEFQERIRGKNIKVDHSTAGAIICDDLESELKDKHESVIYKIFKYIIIGHHSGLLNYGTDIDDAGTISSRLNKKEELCDFSDWKDEISIDEIKQINMSKEVYRFFKDNFSIQMLIRFLFSSLVDGDRLDAQRFSEGENSIINSKKLMSLDEMTEKFNDFMELKKLDGTNNPINSIRNIIFNDCVNKSNGSKGFYSLCVPTGGGKTLSSLAFALNHAKQNGHDRIIYSLPFTSIIEQNAKVYSDIFGEENVLEHHCNFNFSNEIGENEYSEKQLKYKLATENWDMPLIVTTNVQLFESMYSNKPSSVRKLHNIYNSIIILDEAQVIPNEYLKPCIRALEELVKNYSCTVLFCTATQPGFKKNGLIENFDVVEIIDDTYKLFEDLKRVEGKFIGKQSVEEICNKMNSHKQVLTIVNTKKHAKEIFESLSESEGNFHLSTNMYPNHRKEIIRIIKERLKNGEECRVISTQLIEAGVDVDFPVVFRSVSGIDSIVQAAGRCNREGKRKESTVYVFKPEDSLHLGMGYLKLTSQIGEGIIEDFKDFLSIDAIDKYFSELFIDTDHRQDKHNILKIINKRKKFELKYDFEKINDEFKFIDNVGTQIIVPIGEGEKLLNVLKYSEKGIKSVLRKLNGFSINIADNVLKELIEGGCAEQFSDDIFVLKNLSMYDSKIGFDKDNIENYDYII, encoded by the coding sequence ATGAATTTTAATGAAAAGCTAGCAAGAAGAATAGAAAAATCAGATGGACAAATCAAGTATCAAAAATTAATAGATCATATACATGGGGTTTCTGAATTCTCAGAGGAATTTATAAGTAAATTTTTTTTGGAAAATTCAGGGAAGGTTTTGGCTTTATTACATGATTTAGGAAAATATTCGGATGAATTTCAAGAAAGAATACGTGGTAAAAATATAAAGGTTGATCATTCAACAGCAGGTGCAATAATTTGCGATGATTTGGAAAGTGAATTAAAAGATAAGCATGAAAGCGTAATATATAAAATTTTTAAGTACATAATTATAGGTCATCACTCTGGACTTTTGAATTATGGGACAGACATTGATGATGCGGGAACTATAAGTTCAAGACTTAATAAAAAAGAGGAATTATGTGATTTTTCTGATTGGAAAGATGAAATAAGCATTGATGAGATTAAGCAAATTAATATGAGCAAAGAAGTCTATAGATTTTTTAAAGATAATTTTTCGATACAGATGCTTATAAGATTTTTATTTTCTTCTCTTGTTGATGGAGATAGGCTTGATGCTCAAAGATTTTCTGAAGGTGAAAATTCAATCATTAATTCTAAAAAATTAATGAGTTTGGATGAAATGACAGAGAAATTTAATGATTTTATGGAATTAAAGAAATTAGATGGAACAAATAATCCGATAAATTCAATACGTAATATAATTTTTAATGATTGTGTTAATAAATCAAATGGTAGTAAAGGGTTTTATTCATTATGTGTTCCAACAGGTGGAGGAAAAACGTTATCTTCTTTGGCGTTTGCCTTGAATCATGCAAAACAAAATGGTCATGATAGAATAATTTATTCTCTACCATTCACAAGTATAATAGAGCAGAATGCGAAGGTGTATTCTGACATTTTTGGAGAAGAAAATGTTTTGGAGCATCATTGTAATTTCAATTTTTCAAATGAGATTGGTGAAAATGAATATTCAGAGAAGCAACTCAAGTATAAGCTTGCAACTGAGAATTGGGATATGCCTTTGATTGTAACTACTAATGTTCAATTGTTTGAAAGTATGTATTCTAACAAACCTTCTTCTGTAAGGAAGCTTCATAATATTTATAATAGTATAATAATTTTGGATGAAGCTCAGGTTATACCAAATGAATATTTAAAACCTTGTATAAGAGCCTTAGAGGAACTGGTGAAAAATTATTCATGTACAGTATTATTTTGTACAGCGACTCAGCCAGGATTTAAGAAGAACGGATTGATAGAAAATTTTGACGTAGTCGAAATAATAGATGATACATATAAACTTTTTGAAGATTTGAAAAGGGTTGAAGGGAAATTTATTGGAAAGCAAAGTGTGGAAGAGATATGTAACAAAATGAATTCACACAAACAAGTCTTGACGATCGTTAATACAAAAAAACATGCAAAGGAAATTTTTGAAAGTTTAAGTGAAAGTGAAGGGAACTTTCATCTTTCAACTAACATGTATCCTAATCACAGAAAAGAAATTATTAGGATCATCAAAGAAAGATTAAAAAATGGGGAAGAGTGTAGAGTTATTTCGACTCAGTTAATCGAGGCTGGAGTTGATGTTGATTTTCCTGTTGTATTTCGTTCAGTTAGCGGAATTGATTCAATTGTACAAGCTGCAGGAAGATGCAACAGAGAGGGAAAACGAAAAGAATCAACTGTGTATGTATTTAAACCAGAAGATAGTTTGCATTTAGGAATGGGATATTTAAAGTTAACATCGCAAATTGGAGAAGGAATAATAGAAGACTTTAAAGATTTTCTATCAATAGATGCGATAGATAAATATTTTTCAGAATTATTTATTGATACAGATCACAGACAGGATAAACACAATATTTTGAAAATAATAAATAAACGCAAAAAATTTGAATTAAAGTATGATTTTGAAAAAATTAATGATGAATTTAAGTTTATTGATAATGTAGGAACTCAAATTATTGTACCGATTGGAGAAGGAGAAAAACTTTTAAATGTTCTTAAGTATTCTGAAAAAGGAATTAAGAGTGTTTTAAGAAAATTAAATGGATTTTCTATCAATATAGCAGATAACGTTTTAAAAGAATTAATAGAAGGTGGATGTGCTGAACAATTTTCCGATGATATCTTTGTCTTAAAAAATTTAAGCATGTATGATAGCAAGATAGGTTTTGATAAAGATAATATAGAAAATTATGATTATATTATTTAA
- the cas5c gene encoding type I-C CRISPR-associated protein Cas5c → MGFTLRVWGDYACFTRPEMKVERVSYDVITPSSARAIFEAIHWKPAIRWVIDEINVIKPIKFQTILRNEVKSVISEQSIKNSMKNMEKQIYIDANEERAQRNSMILKDVEYVIKAHFEMTKHAGESDDEKKHYNIFLRRARKGECFTQPYFGCREFSCNFELLEDGEVPANINETKDLGWMLYDIDFVKKGDSYKGVKEYNPKFFRAEMIKGKIFIPQNLHKEVNK, encoded by the coding sequence ATGGGATTTACTTTGAGAGTTTGGGGAGATTATGCTTGTTTCACAAGACCTGAAATGAAGGTAGAAAGAGTTAGCTATGATGTTATAACTCCTTCTTCAGCTCGAGCTATATTTGAGGCGATTCATTGGAAACCAGCTATTAGATGGGTTATAGATGAAATAAATGTAATTAAGCCAATTAAATTTCAAACTATTCTTAGGAATGAAGTAAAAAGTGTTATAAGCGAACAATCGATAAAAAATTCGATGAAGAATATGGAAAAACAAATTTATATTGACGCTAATGAAGAAAGAGCACAAAGAAATTCAATGATACTTAAGGATGTTGAATATGTTATAAAAGCCCATTTTGAAATGACTAAGCACGCTGGAGAAAGTGATGATGAAAAGAAACATTATAATATCTTTTTAAGACGAGCTAGGAAAGGTGAATGCTTTACTCAACCATATTTTGGATGCAGGGAATTTTCATGTAATTTTGAGCTTTTAGAAGATGGAGAAGTTCCAGCTAACATTAATGAAACAAAAGATTTAGGATGGATGCTTTATGATATAGATTTTGTGAAGAAAGGAGATTCATATAAGGGGGTCAAAGAATATAACCCTAAATTTTTTAGGGCTGAAATGATTAAAGGTAAAATATTTATCCCTCAAAATCTTCACAAGGAGGTTAATAAATGA
- the cas8c gene encoding type I-C CRISPR-associated protein Cas8c/Csd1 translates to MILKELVDCYDLMANSDKFQIADNNSNNENVSFKVTIDQDGIVSSVIDLREGSGSKRKPVLMTVPYKFSGRTGKSIVPYFLYDNAKYLFGCELDSKSLELNRFDEYVGASKKLHMEILEGSQSKYQLILEKFFDNRDQNIEIVKEKDTEALKSGFIVLCFKNDTKCIHEQQEIKKAFALYRQIKFKDVKDLKGDCLISGFTNVPIARTHTPIKGVLGSSASGAMIVSFNESAFESYGKKQSYNASVSNGNEFKYTTVLNKILSGNENKIYLSGNSIVFWSNKIGCKEEKIIHAFLRDDEDDNDEEGNGGIKYNQEGVDKIESVIKLIKQGKTVNIDKLKLDDSVNMYILGLYGTKSRIFIRFWFKNSLIDFVKLTNKHFEDTKLKRIRKINKKDLIHEEVGVKMSLILKTITPYGKSQNTPKALINTLFKSILTGVVYPISIYNKILERIKAEAGEDYAVNHTRVSFIKGYLKRYYRLNNFKDKEEEITVSLNKESKNVAYNLGRIFAILEKIQMDSNNGSTNIREKYLSSASSTPKSIFPNLLNLAQYHIAKINKENNRMFNYYDKIIGEILLNINEFPAVFSSDEQGMFILGYYHQREDIYTPKKDKEEN, encoded by the coding sequence ATGATTCTAAAAGAGTTGGTAGATTGTTATGATTTGATGGCGAATTCAGATAAGTTTCAAATTGCTGATAATAATTCGAACAATGAAAATGTGTCTTTTAAAGTTACTATTGATCAAGATGGAATTGTAAGCAGTGTTATTGATTTAAGAGAAGGTTCAGGTTCAAAGAGGAAGCCTGTTTTGATGACTGTTCCATACAAGTTTTCGGGAAGAACGGGAAAATCTATTGTACCTTATTTTCTGTATGATAATGCCAAATACTTATTTGGTTGTGAACTAGATAGTAAGTCTTTAGAATTAAATAGATTTGATGAATATGTTGGTGCATCAAAAAAATTACATATGGAGATATTGGAAGGATCTCAATCCAAGTATCAATTGATTCTTGAAAAGTTTTTTGATAATCGAGATCAAAACATAGAGATTGTTAAGGAAAAAGATACAGAAGCATTGAAGAGTGGGTTTATTGTCTTATGTTTTAAAAATGATACCAAATGCATCCATGAGCAACAAGAAATTAAAAAAGCATTTGCATTATACAGGCAAATTAAATTTAAGGATGTAAAAGATTTAAAAGGAGATTGTCTTATAAGTGGATTTACAAATGTTCCAATTGCTAGAACTCATACTCCAATAAAGGGGGTTTTGGGTTCAAGTGCTTCTGGGGCAATGATTGTAAGTTTTAATGAAAGTGCTTTTGAATCTTATGGGAAAAAACAAAGTTACAATGCGAGTGTTTCTAATGGAAATGAATTTAAATATACAACTGTTTTAAACAAGATTTTATCTGGTAATGAAAACAAAATATATTTATCAGGAAATAGCATTGTATTTTGGAGTAATAAGATCGGATGTAAAGAAGAAAAGATTATACATGCTTTTTTAAGAGATGATGAAGATGATAATGACGAAGAAGGTAATGGTGGAATCAAGTACAACCAGGAGGGAGTTGATAAAATTGAAAGTGTTATAAAACTTATTAAACAAGGTAAGACGGTTAACATTGACAAATTAAAATTAGATGATTCGGTAAATATGTATATTCTAGGTCTTTATGGTACTAAGTCTAGGATATTCATCAGATTTTGGTTTAAAAATTCTTTAATAGATTTTGTGAAATTAACAAACAAACATTTTGAAGATACAAAACTTAAGAGAATTAGAAAGATTAATAAAAAAGATCTTATTCATGAAGAAGTTGGCGTGAAGATGTCACTAATATTAAAAACAATAACTCCTTATGGTAAAAGTCAAAACACTCCAAAAGCATTAATAAATACTCTTTTTAAAAGTATTTTAACAGGGGTTGTTTATCCAATATCTATTTATAATAAAATTCTTGAAAGGATTAAAGCAGAAGCTGGCGAAGATTATGCAGTTAATCATACAAGGGTTTCGTTTATAAAAGGATATTTAAAAAGGTATTATAGATTAAATAATTTTAAAGATAAAGAGGAGGAAATAACTGTGTCATTAAATAAAGAATCTAAAAATGTTGCGTATAATTTGGGCAGAATTTTTGCGATACTTGAAAAAATACAAATGGATTCCAATAATGGTTCAACTAACATTAGAGAAAAATATTTGTCTTCAGCATCTTCAACACCTAAATCTATTTTCCCAAATTTATTAAACTTAGCACAATATCATATAGCCAAAATTAATAAAGAAAATAATAGGATGTTTAATTATTATGACAAAATAATAGGCGAGATATTGTTAAATATTAATGAGTTTCCAGCAGTATTTTCAAGTGATGAGCAAGGAATGTTTATATTGGGATATTATCATCAAAGAGAAGATATATATACGCCAAAAAAAGATAAGGAGGAAAACTAA
- the cas7c gene encoding type I-C CRISPR-associated protein Cas7/Csd2 has protein sequence MSLSKRYEFVILFDVENGNPNGDPDSGNMPRIDPETGHGIVTDVCIKRKIRNYIEVVEGERQGFDIYVKNGVVLNEQHRKAYDAFELKSEKKKLPKDEKLAKELTGYMCKNFYDIRSFGAVMSNEVNCGQVRGPVQLNFGRSIDPIFSQDLTITRCAVTNLNDLEKGQTMGRKQIVPYGLYRMEGYVSAHLAERVTGFSEEDLNILWEAIINMFEYDRSASHGKMATRKLYVFEHETALGNAPSHKLFDLIKIEKKDKSRPSRNFNDYEIVIDEVPKGVNLTELIDGI, from the coding sequence ATGTCATTAAGTAAAAGATATGAATTTGTAATATTGTTTGATGTTGAGAATGGGAATCCTAATGGAGATCCAGATTCAGGAAATATGCCAAGGATTGATCCAGAAACAGGACATGGTATTGTAACAGATGTTTGTATAAAAAGAAAAATTAGAAATTACATAGAAGTAGTTGAAGGTGAAAGACAAGGGTTTGATATATATGTAAAAAATGGTGTTGTTTTAAATGAACAGCATAGAAAAGCATACGATGCTTTTGAATTAAAATCCGAGAAGAAGAAATTACCAAAAGACGAAAAACTTGCAAAAGAACTTACGGGTTATATGTGCAAGAATTTTTATGACATACGTAGCTTTGGAGCGGTCATGAGCAACGAGGTAAACTGCGGTCAGGTTAGAGGACCTGTTCAATTGAATTTCGGAAGAAGTATAGATCCTATTTTTTCTCAGGATTTAACAATAACTAGATGTGCAGTTACAAATTTAAATGATTTGGAAAAAGGACAAACTATGGGAAGGAAACAAATAGTTCCATATGGTTTATATAGAATGGAAGGATATGTTTCAGCACATTTAGCAGAAAGGGTTACAGGATTTAGTGAGGAAGATTTAAATATTTTGTGGGAAGCTATTATAAATATGTTCGAATACGATCGTTCTGCATCACATGGTAAGATGGCAACAAGGAAACTTTATGTTTTTGAACATGAAACAGCACTTGGAAATGCTCCGTCGCATAAATTGTTTGATTTAATAAAAATTGAAAAGAAGGATAAATCAAGACCTTCTAGGAATTTTAATGATTATGAGATTGTTATTGATGAGGTGCCTAAGGGTGTGAATCTTACAGAGCTTATAGATGGAATTTAA